A region of Bacteroidales bacterium DNA encodes the following proteins:
- a CDS encoding metallophosphoesterase family protein — protein MKFIGLLSDTHSYYHPKIESFFKDVDEIWHVGDIGDPEIYTRLSQFKPIRAVYGNIDGIEIRSKLKEIEIFYCENVKIFMTHIGGYPGRYQAGIKKKLQKEQVQLFISGHSHILKVMNDKSLNLLHMNPGAAGMQGIHKRITFLRFKIEGDRIEDLEVFDAPRKLS, from the coding sequence ATGAAATTTATAGGACTACTTTCTGACACTCATTCCTATTATCATCCTAAGATAGAAAGCTTTTTTAAAGATGTTGATGAAATATGGCATGTTGGTGATATTGGTGACCCCGAAATTTACACTCGATTGAGCCAATTTAAGCCTATTAGAGCCGTTTATGGAAATATTGATGGTATTGAAATACGCTCAAAATTAAAAGAGATTGAGATTTTTTATTGTGAAAACGTAAAAATCTTTATGACTCATATTGGAGGCTACCCCGGTAGATATCAAGCAGGAATAAAAAAGAAACTTCAAAAAGAGCAAGTTCAGCTATTTATCAGCGGTCATTCGCACATCTTAAAAGTTATGAATGATAAATCTTTAAACCTTCTTCATATGAATCCTGGAGCTGCCGGTATGCAAGGAATACATAAACGCATAACATTTTTACGTTTTAAAATTGAAGGTGATAGAATTGAAGATTTAGAAGTCTTTGATGCCCCACGAAAATTAAGCTAA
- a CDS encoding DUF4293 domain-containing protein: protein MIQRIQSVYLALAALVSTIMLIPFNKMPLAKFYGDTVTLHFHSLYIENLIPGEKSPFDDYFTWPLVAGLVLITIFAVVSIFLYKNRKTQLLWIKVNIFISLFVLGGFFFGYIPTLEDKLMTRAIYNFNSFIPALILMFLVLAFRGVKKDDKLVKSMDRIR, encoded by the coding sequence ATGATTCAAAGAATTCAATCGGTATATTTAGCATTAGCGGCTTTGGTAAGTACCATTATGCTTATACCATTTAACAAAATGCCTTTGGCTAAATTTTATGGCGATACTGTTACATTGCATTTCCATAGCCTTTATATAGAAAATCTTATTCCCGGGGAGAAAAGTCCGTTTGATGATTATTTTACTTGGCCATTGGTAGCAGGATTAGTATTAATTACAATTTTTGCTGTGGTATCTATTTTTCTTTATAAGAATCGAAAAACTCAACTGCTATGGATAAAGGTAAATATTTTTATATCGCTTTTTGTTTTAGGAGGATTTTTCTTTGGATATATTCCTACACTTGAAGATAAATTAATGACCCGAGCGATTTATAATTTTAATAGTTTTATTCCTGCCCTTATTTTAATGTTTTTGGTATTGGCATTCAGAGGTGTTAAGAAAGACGATAAGCTTGTAAAATCGATGGATAGAATACGTTAG
- the rho gene encoding transcription termination factor Rho, which produces MYDIIELNGKLVSELKEIAKQLNVAKYEKFTKQDLIYKILDQQALNPSTEILEKEKSEAKKNVRTKRQRIQKKPEGSSIPSKVPTKKPRDLKENKNNSESKDTKQSEPKEHTKNTVNKEVKQKQEAEKKEVKEDVSETKVKTKENTPSKINKPNPRPRARKKVEPINKASEDTKPKTEVKETAKETSTPEKVTDESYSEIQQAISISTDKKETVEKAENNIKPKAERPERNSKPQVEKPKFAHEFDGIINSEGVLEIMPDGYGFLRSSDYNYLNSPDDIYVSQSQIKLFGLKTGDTIEGTIRPPKEGEKYFPLIKVQYINGKLPEDARDRIPFDYLTPLFPFKRFNLTGHEEENISTRLIDLFSPIGKGQRGLIVAQPKTGKTVLLKDVANAIAANHPEAYLMILLIDERPEEVTDMKRNVNAEVIASTFDEPADRHVKIANIVLEKAKRMVECGHDVVILLDSITRLARAYNTVSPSSGKVLSGGVEANALQKPKRFFGAARQIENGGSLTIIATALTETGSKMDEVIFEEFKGTGNMELQLDRKLSNKRIYPAIDIVASSTRRDDLLVEKELLQRLWILRNHLADMNPIEAMEFIKEKIKFTNSNEEFLISMNG; this is translated from the coding sequence ATGTACGATATTATCGAACTCAACGGGAAACTTGTTTCCGAGTTGAAAGAAATAGCAAAACAACTTAACGTCGCTAAATACGAAAAGTTTACTAAACAAGATTTGATATACAAAATCTTAGACCAACAAGCACTTAATCCTAGTACCGAGATTCTAGAAAAAGAAAAAAGCGAGGCAAAAAAGAATGTAAGAACAAAACGCCAACGTATTCAGAAAAAACCTGAAGGTTCTTCTATTCCTTCTAAAGTCCCTACAAAAAAGCCTAGAGATTTAAAAGAAAACAAGAATAACTCCGAATCAAAAGACACTAAACAATCTGAGCCGAAAGAACATACGAAAAATACTGTTAACAAAGAAGTTAAGCAAAAACAAGAGGCTGAGAAAAAAGAAGTAAAAGAAGACGTTTCAGAAACTAAGGTTAAAACAAAAGAAAATACGCCTTCAAAAATTAACAAGCCTAATCCACGACCAAGAGCACGTAAAAAGGTTGAACCCATTAATAAAGCATCAGAAGATACAAAGCCTAAAACGGAAGTAAAAGAAACTGCAAAAGAGACTTCTACTCCCGAAAAAGTAACTGATGAAAGCTATAGCGAAATCCAACAAGCTATTAGTATTTCTACGGATAAAAAAGAAACTGTTGAAAAAGCAGAAAATAATATTAAGCCTAAAGCTGAACGCCCTGAACGTAATTCTAAGCCTCAGGTTGAAAAACCAAAGTTTGCCCACGAATTTGACGGCATCATAAATAGCGAAGGTGTTTTAGAAATTATGCCCGATGGTTATGGTTTTTTAAGGTCTTCGGATTATAATTATCTTAATTCTCCCGACGACATCTACGTATCACAATCGCAAATCAAACTTTTCGGTCTAAAAACAGGAGATACTATTGAAGGAACTATCCGACCTCCAAAAGAAGGAGAAAAATATTTTCCCCTAATAAAAGTACAATATATCAATGGTAAACTGCCGGAAGATGCTCGCGATAGAATTCCTTTTGATTACCTCACTCCGCTTTTTCCATTTAAGAGATTTAATTTAACCGGACATGAAGAGGAAAATATTTCGACACGTTTAATTGATTTATTTTCTCCAATCGGAAAGGGTCAACGTGGTTTAATTGTAGCTCAGCCAAAAACCGGTAAAACAGTTCTTTTAAAAGATGTAGCTAATGCAATAGCAGCAAATCATCCGGAGGCATATTTAATGATCTTACTTATTGACGAACGCCCCGAAGAAGTTACCGATATGAAACGTAATGTTAATGCAGAGGTAATCGCATCTACTTTTGATGAACCGGCTGACAGGCATGTTAAAATTGCTAATATCGTTTTAGAGAAAGCCAAAAGAATGGTAGAATGTGGACACGATGTGGTTATTTTATTAGATTCTATCACTCGTTTAGCAAGAGCTTATAATACCGTTAGTCCTTCTTCCGGAAAAGTATTATCCGGTGGTGTTGAAGCTAATGCCTTACAAAAACCTAAGCGTTTCTTTGGTGCTGCACGACAAATTGAAAATGGAGGATCTTTAACTATTATTGCAACTGCTCTTACAGAAACAGGATCAAAAATGGACGAAGTAATTTTTGAAGAGTTTAAAGGAACAGGAAATATGGAACTTCAATTAGATAGAAAATTATCTAATAAACGAATCTATCCTGCTATTGACATTGTTGCCTCCAGTACTCGCCGCGACGATTTACTTGTTGAAAAAGAATTACTTCAACGTTTATGGATTTTAAGAAATCATTTAGCCGATATGAACCCTATAGAAGCTATGGAATTTATTAAAGAGAAAATCAAATTTACAAATAGTAATGAAGAATTTTTGATTTCTATGAATGGATAA
- a CDS encoding peptidoglycan synthetase, giving the protein MQIHFIAIGGAAMHNLAIALHLKGNIVTGSDDEIFEPSKSRLDKYGLLPKSFGWFPEKLSVNTDAVILGMHARADNPELLRAKELSLPIYSYPEYLYEQSKNKIRVVIGGSHGKTTITAMVLHVLEELGYSPDYMVGSKLDGFEVMVKLSDESKIMVLEGDEYLSSPIDRRPKFHLYKPNIALLSGIAWDHMNVFPTFENYKEQFAIFISLIEKDGTLVFSSSDKNVVELAKNRRKDINAFAYHECDSIIKEGKTFIIYEAKRYELQVFGKHNLQNINGARYVCQALGVDPTDFFNAITSFAGTSNRLELIGKNKNTVIYKDFAHSPSKLKATTSAVKEQFGDCKLLACMELHTFSSLNKAFLSQYAGTMDKADIPIVYFNPHTLEHKKLPSISADEVKQAFDNDNLMVFTDASQLQEFLLTQEWSKMNLLLMSSGNFGGMNYKALAEDILNSTE; this is encoded by the coding sequence ATGCAAATTCATTTTATTGCCATAGGTGGAGCGGCAATGCATAATTTAGCTATAGCTCTGCATTTAAAGGGAAATATAGTTACCGGTTCCGATGATGAGATTTTTGAACCTTCAAAATCTCGTTTGGATAAATATGGTTTATTGCCAAAATCATTTGGATGGTTTCCTGAAAAACTATCTGTAAATACAGACGCCGTAATTCTAGGGATGCACGCAAGGGCAGATAACCCTGAACTTTTAAGGGCTAAAGAATTAAGCTTACCTATTTATTCTTATCCTGAATATTTGTATGAGCAATCAAAAAATAAAATTAGAGTGGTTATAGGTGGCAGTCACGGAAAAACTACCATTACTGCTATGGTATTGCATGTGTTAGAAGAATTGGGCTATTCGCCCGATTATATGGTTGGCTCTAAATTAGATGGTTTTGAAGTTATGGTTAAGTTGTCTGATGAATCTAAGATAATGGTGTTAGAAGGAGATGAGTATTTGAGTTCGCCTATTGATCGTAGGCCCAAATTTCATCTCTATAAGCCTAATATTGCATTGTTGAGTGGAATTGCTTGGGATCATATGAATGTTTTTCCAACTTTTGAGAATTATAAAGAACAGTTTGCAATATTTATAAGTTTAATAGAAAAAGATGGAACATTAGTATTCTCTTCGAGCGATAAAAATGTGGTTGAACTTGCAAAAAATAGGAGGAAAGATATAAATGCGTTTGCTTATCACGAATGTGATTCAATTATAAAAGAAGGCAAAACATTTATTATTTATGAGGCTAAGCGATATGAATTACAGGTCTTTGGAAAGCATAATTTACAGAATATTAATGGTGCACGTTATGTTTGTCAGGCTTTGGGAGTAGATCCTACTGATTTTTTTAATGCAATAACTTCTTTTGCCGGCACATCTAATCGCTTAGAGCTTATTGGAAAGAATAAGAATACGGTTATTTATAAAGATTTTGCTCATTCTCCATCTAAATTAAAGGCAACTACATCTGCTGTAAAAGAACAGTTTGGTGATTGTAAATTATTGGCTTGTATGGAATTGCACACTTTTAGCAGTTTAAATAAAGCTTTTCTTTCGCAATATGCCGGCACTATGGATAAAGCCGATATCCCTATAGTTTATTTTAATCCACATACTTTGGAACATAAAAAGCTACCTTCAATTTCTGCAGATGAAGTAAAGCAAGCTTTTGATAATGACAATTTAATGGTATTTACAGATGCTTCTCAGCTTCAAGAATTTTTATTAACCCAAGAATGGTCTAAAATGAACTTGCTTTTGATGAGTTCGGGAAATTTTGGAGGTATGAATTATAAAGCTTTAGCTGAAGATATTTTGAACAGTACAGAGTAG
- the rpsA gene encoding 30S ribosomal protein S1, whose amino-acid sequence MSEEQKKVEETAENVAENQEVTKAEATEATEEVKAETKEEVKAETKEEVKVETKEEVAAEVKEEVVSETKEEKVEEEFDWDSFGKKQEVYTKAEREKLESAYTETLKSVNEHEVIDGIVVGKNNREVIVNIGFKSDGVISLSELRYKTDLKVGDTIEVYVESQEDLSGQLILSHKKARTLRSWDRVNAAYDNDEIITGFVKSRTKGGLIADVFGIESFLPGSQIDVKPIRDYDIYVGKNMEFKVVKINHEFKNVVVSHKALIEDELEAQKAEIIAKLEKGQVLEGIVKNITSYGVFIDLGGVDGLVHITDLSWGRINHPEEVVKLDEKINVVILDFDENKKRIALGLKQLTPHPWDALDTELKVGDKIKGKVVVIADYGAFVEIQPGVEGLIHVSEMSWSQHLRTAHDFVKINDEVEAVIITLDREERKMSLGMKQLIPDPWTDIKKRYPVNSKHKATVRNFTNFGIFVELEEGVDGLIHISDLSWSKKIKHPAEFTKIGETLEVVVMDVDEENRRLSLGHKQLEENPWDVFETVFEINSIQKGTVISANDKGAVVALPYGVEGFAPSRHAKKEDNSNLKVDDVLDFKVIEFSKENKKIILSHTFTWKDEKTEKTDTPSRKSSTKSKRSAVKKVNESNESTTLGDIAGELSALKTAMEKSEKKK is encoded by the coding sequence ATGAGTGAAGAACAAAAAAAAGTTGAAGAAACAGCAGAGAATGTTGCTGAAAATCAGGAAGTAACAAAAGCTGAAGCAACTGAGGCTACAGAAGAAGTTAAGGCTGAAACCAAAGAAGAAGTTAAGGCTGAAACTAAAGAAGAAGTTAAAGTCGAAACTAAAGAAGAAGTTGCAGCAGAAGTTAAAGAGGAAGTTGTTTCTGAAACAAAAGAAGAAAAAGTTGAAGAAGAATTTGACTGGGATTCTTTTGGAAAAAAACAAGAAGTTTATACTAAAGCAGAACGCGAAAAATTAGAAAGTGCTTATACTGAGACTTTAAAATCAGTAAATGAGCATGAGGTAATTGATGGTATTGTTGTTGGTAAAAATAATCGTGAAGTAATTGTTAACATTGGCTTTAAATCTGATGGTGTTATTTCTTTATCTGAATTGAGATATAAAACAGATTTAAAAGTTGGTGATACTATAGAAGTATATGTTGAAAGTCAGGAAGACCTTAGTGGACAGTTAATTCTTTCTCACAAAAAAGCACGTACACTACGTTCTTGGGATAGAGTAAACGCAGCTTACGATAATGACGAAATCATTACAGGTTTTGTTAAGAGTCGTACAAAAGGTGGTTTAATTGCAGATGTATTTGGAATAGAGTCTTTCTTACCTGGTTCTCAAATCGATGTTAAACCTATTCGTGATTACGATATTTACGTAGGTAAAAATATGGAATTCAAAGTTGTGAAAATCAACCACGAATTTAAAAATGTTGTTGTTTCTCATAAAGCTCTTATCGAGGATGAATTAGAAGCACAAAAAGCTGAAATTATTGCTAAACTTGAAAAAGGTCAAGTACTTGAAGGTATCGTTAAGAATATTACTTCTTACGGTGTATTCATCGATTTAGGTGGTGTTGATGGTTTAGTTCATATTACTGACTTAAGCTGGGGTAGAATTAATCATCCTGAAGAAGTTGTTAAATTAGATGAAAAGATTAATGTTGTTATTCTTGATTTCGATGAGAATAAGAAACGTATTGCATTAGGATTGAAACAATTAACTCCTCATCCTTGGGATGCTTTAGATACAGAATTAAAAGTTGGTGATAAGATTAAAGGTAAAGTTGTTGTTATTGCCGATTACGGTGCATTTGTTGAAATTCAACCAGGTGTTGAGGGTTTGATTCATGTATCTGAAATGAGTTGGTCACAGCATCTAAGAACTGCTCACGACTTTGTTAAAATTAATGATGAAGTAGAAGCTGTTATTATTACTTTAGATCGCGAAGAGCGTAAAATGTCCTTAGGAATGAAACAATTAATTCCTGATCCTTGGACTGATATTAAGAAAAGATATCCTGTTAACTCTAAGCATAAAGCTACAGTACGTAACTTCACAAACTTTGGAATCTTTGTTGAATTAGAAGAAGGAGTTGATGGTTTAATTCATATTTCTGATTTAAGCTGGTCGAAGAAAATTAAGCATCCTGCAGAATTTACTAAGATTGGAGAAACTTTAGAAGTAGTTGTTATGGATGTTGACGAAGAAAACAGAAGACTTTCTTTAGGCCATAAGCAATTAGAAGAAAACCCTTGGGATGTATTTGAGACTGTATTCGAAATTAATTCTATTCAAAAAGGTACTGTTATTAGTGCTAATGATAAAGGTGCTGTAGTTGCATTACCATACGGTGTTGAAGGCTTCGCTCCATCTCGTCACGCTAAGAAAGAAGATAACAGCAACTTAAAAGTTGATGATGTTCTTGATTTTAAAGTTATCGAATTTTCGAAAGAGAATAAAAAAATCATTCTTTCTCATACTTTCACTTGGAAAGATGAAAAAACTGAGAAAACCGATACTCCTTCCAGAAAATCTTCTACCAAGTCTAAGCGCTCAGCTGTTAAAAAAGTTAACGAAAGCAACGAGAGCACAACTCTTGGAGATATTGCAGGAGAATTAAGTGCATTAAAAACAGCAATGGAAAAATCAGAAAAGAAGAAGTAA
- a CDS encoding acyl-CoA thioesterase: protein MLDFTTTLRVRYSEVDPSGFVYNGHYATFYEVGRTAAIKQMGLSYKEVEERGVVMPLIYQNMRFYSPAFYDDLLTIKVIIKEMPKARITFFYEIYNEAGEKINTGENALAFIDKETYRPLRAPAWFVELFQKELDKRG from the coding sequence ATGCTTGATTTTACTACAACCCTACGTGTACGCTATTCCGAAGTTGATCCATCGGGATTTGTATATAACGGACATTATGCTACTTTTTACGAAGTTGGAAGAACAGCTGCCATAAAACAAATGGGATTAAGCTATAAAGAAGTTGAAGAAAGAGGTGTTGTTATGCCATTGATTTATCAAAATATGCGCTTCTACTCCCCTGCTTTTTACGATGATTTACTAACTATTAAGGTGATTATCAAAGAAATGCCCAAAGCCAGAATCACATTTTTTTATGAAATATATAACGAAGCCGGGGAAAAAATAAATACCGGAGAAAACGCTTTAGCTTTTATAGATAAAGAAACGTATCGCCCATTACGTGCTCCCGCTTGGTTTGTTGAACTTTTTCAAAAGGAATTAGACAAAAGAGGCTAA
- a CDS encoding class I SAM-dependent methyltransferase produces MGLQHYFSSDPDKRARFIFNFIAPIYGMLGTSVERNFESSIDILENYISVEGKDVMDLGTGTGAWAANFKSRGASKVVGVDFAGKMLNQAKNNYPNMEFLQGDAENLEQFADNSFDIVTASFVLHGVKEDKRANMLREMYRVSRKHIVIHDFIGETPLFVRLLEFMERSDYKFFKQNFCKELELHFGNAKKISTKSGVGIYIAEKQT; encoded by the coding sequence ATGGGATTACAACATTACTTTTCAAGTGATCCGGATAAACGAGCAAGGTTTATCTTTAATTTTATAGCTCCAATATATGGTATGTTGGGTACTTCTGTGGAGCGCAATTTCGAAAGCTCTATTGATATTTTAGAAAACTATATTTCTGTCGAAGGAAAAGATGTGATGGATCTTGGTACAGGAACAGGAGCTTGGGCAGCTAATTTTAAAAGTAGAGGTGCATCTAAGGTCGTTGGTGTTGATTTTGCCGGTAAAATGTTAAATCAAGCAAAAAATAATTATCCAAATATGGAATTTCTTCAGGGTGATGCCGAGAATTTAGAGCAATTTGCCGACAATTCCTTCGATATTGTTACTGCATCTTTTGTGCTGCATGGTGTAAAAGAAGACAAGAGAGCTAATATGTTGCGCGAAATGTATAGAGTATCGCGTAAGCATATTGTTATTCATGATTTTATTGGAGAAACACCACTATTTGTACGCCTTTTGGAGTTTATGGAACGAAGTGATTATAAATTCTTTAAGCAAAACTTTTGTAAAGAATTGGAATTGCATTTTGGTAATGCAAAAAAAATATCAACAAAATCGGGGGTGGGGATTTATATTGCAGAAAAGCAGACTTAG
- a CDS encoding DUF1543 domain-containing protein yields MKKLYAVLLGGKIREENLMEDHQLIFVVAENEKDARKSAKLKWPEAESIHVDGTQHIRIVDGYQIKIERSDNADDKSEINNQYSI; encoded by the coding sequence ATGAAAAAACTTTATGCTGTTTTGTTAGGTGGTAAAATTAGAGAAGAGAACCTGATGGAAGATCATCAATTGATTTTTGTAGTTGCTGAGAATGAGAAGGATGCCAGAAAATCAGCCAAATTAAAATGGCCGGAAGCTGAAAGTATTCATGTAGATGGAACTCAGCATATTAGGATAGTAGATGGGTATCAGATTAAAATAGAAAGAAGTGATAATGCCGATGATAAATCGGAGATAAATAATCAATACTCAATTTAA